GCAAAGTTGTAATAGAAACTGTAAAAGACATTAATGTCCCAGGATATATAAGTATAAAAAGTATTGAAGTTGCTTGAGACAAAAAATTTCCAATCTCATGTTCTTTAATAAACACCAAATTAACAATCCAATTGCTAAAAACTAACGCTATAGCCAGGTAATATATTACATTCATACCTAAATAAAAAACATTAAAATGAATATACGTTAAAATTGGGGGAACAAGCCCTAAAAAAAAAGATAATATACTAGAAAGTCCTGATGATTTGAATTTTAATTTTATTAAATCATTAACTTCTTTTGCCGCAAAACCACTAAATATAAAAATTAAAATATTAAGGAATAAATAATTTTTAAAATCTAAAAATATTAAAAATAAAATCAAAGGAACAAAAAATAAAAATGTTCCCAACCTTGCAAAAAAAGCGAATCTCTTGGCATTACTCAACAAATCATCTCCCAAAATTTCTTCTTCTAAATTGGAAACATTCCAAATCCTTGCCATATCTATTGTCATAATATTCAGGCCACAAAACATTTGAAAAAATTAATTCAGAATAAGCAATCCTCCATAAAAAAAAATTACTTATTCTAATATTTCCACCTGTACGTATTAAAAGATCAAGATCGGGCAATTCTGGATTGTCCAAAAAATTGGAAAAAGTATTCTCATCTAAAGACTCTAAATCAAAATCGCTTAAAACAAATTTTTTAACAGCTCTAACTATTTCATTACGGCCCCCATAATTGATTGCCAAATTTAAAATAAGGTTGTTGAAATTTTTAGAAAAGCTAATAGAATCTTTTATAGAACTTTTTACTTCTTCACTTAAAAATTCAACATCTCCTGAAACTATTATTTTTATTCCATTTTTTTTGTAAAAATTAAATTCGGTTCTCAAATAGTTAGCAATTAAAAACATTAACTTTTCTATCTCACAGTCATCCCTTTTCCAATTCTCAGTAGAAAATACATAAAAGGATAAATATTTAATACCCATCTTTAAAGAATGCTTAACTATTTCTTTTGCTCTTTTAAGGCCCTCTTTATAACCCTCCAAAGAAGACAATCCTTTATTTAAAGCCCACCTTCTATTGCCATCCATAATGATTCCAACATGACCTGGAAGAGAACCTTTATTCATGGGCTTAAGCTTCCATTATTTCTTGAATTTTAGATTCTAAAATAGAATCTATCTTTTTAATATAAATATCTGTAGATTTCTGAATATCATCTAAAATTCTTTTTAAACTATCCTCAGTGATTTCAGATTCTTTTTCTTGCTTTTTAATCCTGTTGTTTAAATCCTGTCGTATATTTCTAGTTGAAATTTTATGTTCCTCTGCTATTTTTTTAGCATGCTTTACAATTTCTTGCCGCCTTTCACTGGTTAAAGTTGGAACCTTAATTCTAATAACTGAACCATCACTTGAAGGGTTCATAGAAAGATCAGAATTAAGTATGGCTTGCTCTATTTTATTCAAAATACTTTTATCCCAAGGCCGAATAACAACAAGCCTTGCCTCAGGAATTCTAATACTTGCTACCTGAGTTATGGGTGTTCTTCGATCGTGGTATTGAATACAAATTTTATCAAAAATATTACTACTAATTCTACCTGTTCTTAACGTTTTATATTCATTATCAAGTGATAAAAGAACTTTGCTCATCTTTTCATCTAGAAAAGCCTTATAATCCTCCATATAAACTACTCCTTGCTGATAAAAAGCAGCGCATTATCTACCCTATTCTCAAATACTTAAACTCAACTAATTCTATCTTGCTTGAAATTGCTTTTGAAATCTCTTCTAGCATTTCCTTTACAGTGATTTTATCATTTTTTACAAAACTTTGTTCAAGAAGAGAAATCTCAGCAAGATGTTTTTTAATTTTTCCCGCAACTATACCTTTGACTATATTTTCTGGCTTACCGCTAGATTCTAATTGTTTAGCAAATATCTCTTCTTGCTCTTTAATATAATTTGGACAAACATCATCATTTCTCAAATAAACAGGAGCAAAAGCAGCTACATGCAAAGCTAAATCCATAGCAAAATTTTGAAACACTTTATCTTCAGTTTTAGAAAAATCATCTACTTTTAATTTAACTAAAACACCTATCTTAGATTGTTCACCATGCAAATAAATTTTTACAAATTCATTAGATTGAATTTCAGTAATAAAAATTTTTTTAACCTGAATATTTTCTTTTATTGTAGCTGCTAAATTTTTAAGCTCTGACTCTTGAAAAGTAGTTAAAGAATTTTTTCCGCTTTCTACTAATTCCTTAATTAAAGAATTGCCCAAATTAACAAAATTATGATTTAAAGCAACAAAGTCTGTTTCACAAGAAACAAGCAAAAGCCCAGCATGAACATTGTTTGAATATGAGAATACTCTACCTTCTTTTGCATCTCGGTCAAGTCTTTTCTCAGCAGATGCGATTCCCATTTCTCTAAGTTTCTTTTTAGCTAATTCAAAATCTCCACAAGCAGCAGACAAAGCTTTTTTACAATCTCCAAAACCAGCATTGGTTTCTTCTCGAAGCTTTTTTACATCTTGAGGACTAATAATGCTCATAAATTACTCCCCCCTTTCTTCAATAGAATCACTTTTATCATTTTTAATTTCAATTTCTTTCATCAAATCTTCTTCATTTAAATTTTCAATTATTTGAATACCAACCTCTTTATCACTTTCTAAAATAGCATCGGATATTATTTTGGTAAACAAAGCTACAGAACGAATCGCATCATCATTACCAGGAATTGGACAATCAATAACATCTGGATTACAATTCGTATCAACCACAGAAATAATAGGGATCTTTAATTTTCTAGCTTCATTAATAGCTATCTGCTCTCGATTAGGATCAATGATAAAAATAGCACCAGGAAGTGTTTCCATATCCTTGATACCTGTTAAATTCTTAGCTAATTTTAATTTTTCACGATTAAGCTGTGAAATCTCTTTTTTACTTATCATATCAAAAGTTCCATCAACTTCCATCTTTTCTAGCTTTTTTAATTTTTGAACAGATTTTCTAATCGTATTAAAATTAGAAAGCATGCCCCCAAGCCACCTATTGTTCACATATGGCATATCACTTCTTCTTGCTTCTTGTTCTATTATCTCGCTAGCTTGCTTTTTAGTTCCAACAAAAAGCACCTTTTTACCATCTTTTATTACCCTTTGAACAAGCTCATAAGAATCTTTAATGCCCTGTAAAGTCTTTTGAAGATCTAAAATATGTATTTCATTTCTCTCAGAAAAAATAAATCTTTTCATCCTAGGATCAAGCCTTTTTACTTGATGGCCAAAATGAACCCCGGCCTCCAACAAGCTTTTCATCGTAACAATTGCCAAATCAACCTCCTATTATCCTTCTCTTTTACTCACCATGAAAACACACGGCGGAAATTATTCCCTCTTTTATAAGAATATAATAAAACAATCCAATTAATAAGTCCACCTATTAAAAATAAACATCATTCTCTTTAATAAAATTATTAATAAATTTTTTTAATAAAAAATATTAAAAGCAGAAATTAATATCTAAATCTTTAAAAAATGATTATTTTACAAATCGTTCTTATTTCTTTCAGAGAATTTAATCAAACCTATTAAAATAACTGACCCCAAAATAGGAAACAAATAAAGAATAAGATCTATTTGTCTTTCATAATAATCTGAATAGAAAAAAGGGATAAAAAATAGAAATACAATTCCGCCTAAAAAACTTATTAAATAAACTACTAAAAACTTAAAATTCAATATGTTTAAAAACATAACAAAAAAGCTTACCAAAAAAGAAATAACAATGTTTGTTAAAATCAAATGAGAAAAAAATACTATCATGCTCCCCCTTAAAAACAACTAATTAGATAAACTAAATCCCGACAAATCCCCAAGATTAATAAGAACACTATAAGCATCATCAACAATGCTGCCCACACTCATAACAAAAATTGCCAAATTATACTTAGGGGCAATATCTTTTGTAAAAAAATCGTCATTTATATGTTTTAGATCAATTGGCCTTTTCTCTTTGTCTGAAAAATTAGACTTTTTAATAGATTTTGAAAAACCTATATATTTCCCTTTGTCAATATAGGACCTATATATATTTTTCTTCTCAAGAATAACAGATGAAGAAGTGTTTCCATTTCTCACAATAATGAAAGCCTCACCGGGAACATCTTTTCTTAATTCTCCAAAGTTTATTTCAAAATATAAAGGCAATTTATTATCGACCCATTCTTTATTTAATTTAAAAACAGGTTTACCTGAATAAATAGTAGAACTCAAATTTATTTTATAAAACCCTCTATTATTAAATTCACTAACATTGTCAAAAACACCCTTTAGGGCTTCAAAATCTTTTTCCACGCTTTTTTGGAAACTGCTTACGTGATAATTAGCACCTTCTGGATAAAACTTGTAATATATATCAAAACCTCTTAATTTACCAGCTGCTTGATTAGAAAAATAACCTGCTGGTAAAAAAAAAGCCACAGAATCTCTTGAAATTCTATTATCAACTTTTTCTGGTGAAGGAAGTATTAAAATATTGTCAAGACCACAGCCAAAAAACCCCATACAAAATACAAAATATAAGATAAAAAAAATTATAAAACCTCCCCCAAAAAATATAAATTAATTTTGCTTAAGTTCTAAAATTTTATTATTTGCTATATTTATATATAAATTATTTTCATACGGAAACTTAACAATCTCTTCATATACTTTTACAGCAAGATCCTTATCTTTTTCTTCAATCAATATTGCCTTACTCAAAAGAGCTCTTACCTTTAAAAAATCCAAGCTAGTACTATTAATAAGATCCTCATAAACTAATAAAGCATCTTCTTTTAATCCCATTTTTTCATAAACTGCAGCTTTATTAAGAAAAGCAATCTCACTTTCAATACCTTTTACCTTAATAACAATATCTAAATCTTTAATAGCCTCATCATACTGTGCTTGACTTTGCAAATAAACAGCTCTGGCCAAATAAAACCTTGAAATAAAATAAGATGAAATTTCTTTTTCCTTTAAAATAAGTTCCTTTATCCTAAGAGATATTTTTTCCCTCTCTTTGATATCATTTTCTTTTAAATAATCATTTAAATCCTTTTCAAGATTTTCTACTATTTCTCCACCACTCTTTATATAATCTTTACCCAAAGAATTATAAATAATAATAATAGATACAAACACAAAAATAATAGCAATAAAGAAAACTAAAAGTTTATTCTTAGCCATTACTCATCCCTCTTTAGTAAATTTTCAAATGGCTTATAAGATTCCTCATCATTGCCCTTAAATAAATAAGAAGAAATCTCTTCTCTTGATCTTTGATTTTCATACTCCCTATAAGAGAGCAACACTGACTTGTCTTTAGAATCAATGCTTGTTATTACCACTTTAAGCTTATCTCCAACGCTTAATTTCTCAAAAGTTTCTAAACTAGATTCTTTTGTATCTCCTAGTTGAATTTTACTAATAAATCCCATTATTTTATTATAAACTCTTACTTGAAAGCCTTTTGACTTTTTCTCTACAATTTCAACTTCAATAGCATCGCCTTTTTTATAACTTTTAGAAAAATCTTCCCAAGGGCTCTCTTCTAGCTGCTTGATTCCTAATCTAACATTTCTCTTTTGCCTGTCAACCTCAAGCACTTTCCCATTTACTAAATCACCTATCTTGAAATATTCTTCAGGATCAACCTCTTCAAGCCAAGAAATATCAAACTTACTAACATAAGCATCTATACCTTCTTCAATATTTACAAAAGCGCCTGTTTTTGTAACATTGATAACAACTCCTTGAATAACTCTCCCAATAGGATATTTCTCAGTTAATCTCTCCCAAGGATTTTCATTAATCTGTTTAATACCTAGCGATATTTTTTGATTCTCTTTATCTATCTCTAAAATCTTAACTTCTACAATCTGACCAAGCTTTACTAATTCTTGAGGACTTTTTATTACTCTTATCCAAGAAAAATTACTTATATGTAAAAATCCTGACAATTCGCTGTCAAGTTCAATAACAGCCCCAAAGGGTAAAATTTTTACAACTTTCCCTTTTACAATGCTATCAATTTTATATTTAATATCCACAGAATCCCAAGGATTTGCTTTTAAGGCCTTAAGGGATAATTCCATTTTGCCTGTTTGTGGATTTATCTTAATAATTTTCAACTTTAATTTATCACCAACTCTAACGAAATCTTCAATATTTTCAACTTGATTAAAAGCAATATTTCTTTTATGTAAAATTCCTGTAACAAAATTTTTAATTTTTACAATCGCACCATATTCTGTAATACGCTCAACCACGCCATCAACCACATCGTCTTCATTATAAGAACTTACTAGCTCTATTCTCTTAGCAAGATCTTTTTCTTTTTCTAAAGTGCGCCTATCAAGAATAAGTCTCAAACCGTCTGCTTCACTTGCTTCAAGGATATAAAATTCAACAATAGACCCTCTTTTTAATTTCTCATCCTTAGATTTAGAGCTTAAATAAAAAGGCATAAAGCCAGAAACATTTTCATTAATTTGAATCTTATAGCCATTTGGAAGCTCAACCAACACCTTGCCTTTAATTACTTTTTTATTTTGAATATATTCATATACTTTATCTTTAAAATTTAAAGAATCAAGCTTTTCAACACTCAAAATAAGACCCAATTCTCCACCTATTCTTGCAACGATTGCTTCAAGTTTATCACCAATTTTGGGAACATTTTCAAATTCTTCAATCTTGATAAAGCCTTCCGATTTATAACCAATATCTACTAGAACATAATCCTTCATAATATTAACAACCGTCCCAGAAACACGACTTCCAAGCTCTACTCTTTCAAGCACTTTCAAATAATTTTCTTGTAAATCTTTTTGATTTTCCATTCTCACCTCTCTCTTACTTTTTTCAAATTAAACTTTTCTATTATAATATTACATACATCGTCTAATCCTTTATAGCTTGTATCAAGGTAAAAAACCCCTTTTGATAATTTCAACTTACCATATTGTTTTCTCTTGTCAACATCATCTCTTCTTTTAAGAGTACGCTCTAATTCTTCTAAAGTCTCATTCCCATTTCTTTGTTTATATCGCCTCAAAGCTCGAACTTTAACAGAAGCATCAAGATATATTTTAAATTCAGATTCTGGAAAAACTACAGTAGTAATATCTCTACCTTCTATTATATAATTATCATCGCTAAATTTAACAACCTCTCTTAATTTTTTATTCACAATGTTTCTTATTCCAACATAAGAAGAATAAAAAGAAACTTGAAAATCAATCTTATCGTTTAAAATTTGACTTTCTACATTCTCTCCATTAAGCAAAAAGGTGGAATTATTAAAACTTATATCATTCTCAAGAATCAAATTTAAAAGACTACTCTCACTAATAAAATCGCAGCTACTCATAATAGATCTTTGAGCAATTAAAGTTATTATTCTATAAAGATGACCAGAACTGATAAATTTATAGTGCAGCTTCACACCAAGCTCTCTTGCAATTGAACTTTTTCCTGATGCCGAAGGCCCATCAATTGCTATTATCATTTAACTTCTCCAGCCTGGATTTCAACCTATTTATCTTAGCCAAAGGAACAATTTTTACTTGACCTTCCTTTAAACTATCCAAATTAATATTGCCAATTCTAATTCTATGAATTTTTTTTAAAAAAATATTTTTACTTAAAAACACTTTTCTTATTTCCCTATTTTTTCCTTCATCTAAAATCAATCTAGCAGAATTTTTATTTAAAATTTCATAAGATTTTAATTTAAAAAATTCTTTTTTTACCTTTATACCCGATTTAAAAAAAATAAGCAAATTTTCATCAATATCTTTTTTTGATTCAATAATATATTCTCTTTCAACTTTTTGCCTTGGATGAATAATATCGTTTGCAAATTTACCATCATTAGTGAATAATAAAAGTCCAGAGCTCTTAAAATCAAGTCTACCAATTGAAAACACACGCTCTTTAAATAAAGGCTGAACTAAAGATATTGCCAGCTTTCTTCCATTAACATCAAAATTGGAACATAAATAATTTCTAGGCTTGTTAAGAGCCAGATAAATTTTATTATTACTTTGAAAATCTTTAAAAACAAAAATCTGTTTCTTATAAATTATTCTGTCTCCTAAAGCTACTTTATCTCCAAGCTTAGCAATAGATTCATTAACTCTTACAAGCTTCTTTCTTATCAGCTCCTCACAAAATCTTCTTGACCCTACTCCCTTTTCAGCTAAAAAAACGTGAACTCGTGGGGTTTTAAGTGCAATCATTAATTTTACAACCTCGATATAATACTAATTTATTATTTAAATATCCTAAATTTACAATATTAAGCATTTTGCACTCAAGAGATACCAAAAAATAAGAAAATCTCTCAAAAGAATAATTATCGGCATTAAAATCTAAAAGAGAATCAAAAATTAAGCTACTCTCTTTATTTAAAATAGAAATAATTTTCATCTTTTTCTCAAAAATTCTCAATTCATATTTATTACAAACGGCTTTAAATTTTTTATCACACAAAAAATTTTTATTAACAACTTTTTTCTTTAATGTACCAGACTTTCTCTTCAAATTTTTCTTTTTATTATTATCATTAGCAATAGCATTAATATTTTTAACAAAATTACCACTATCGCTAAAAATAAAATCTTCAATAATTTTTGAGTCATAGAATTTAAAATTCTTTGCTTGATTTAATTGTAATTTTTCATTTTCTCTATTCTTACTATAATATATTAATCTTTGCACAACTTTGTGTTCCGCTTTATCTTTGCATTCAGGCTTCGGTAGAGATAAAATTTGAGTTTTCCAATAAAACAAATTATTAGCAAAATAAAAAAAATCTATCAATCCTCTAATGCTTATATTAAGGGCACCTGAAGCGACTACAAATTCTTCAATTATTTGATTTAAACTTAAAGATCTCAGAACATGTCTATTCATGCTAACATATTCAAAAAAAAGCTCTATTCCGCCTGTAAAATTATCAAGGCTAATAGAGTAACTACTCAATTCTGACATTTAAATTTTTCCTACTGCTCAGATTTATCTTCTTTAAATTCAATAAAATTATCATCCTCTTGATCAAAATTATTAAAAATTATTTTTCTAAGCCTCTTATCCAAATCATTTGCAAGTTCTACTTCTTTTGCTAAGATACTCAATAACACTCTCTCCCCCTTGTCCCAACTTATTATCTCCTAATGAATACCAAGAGCCTGTTTTTTGTATTAAATTATGCTTAATAGCAGCATCTAAAATACCAGCTTCTCTTGAAATACCTTTCCCAAAATAAATTATCAATTCTACTTTACGAAAAGGTGGAGCAACCTTATTCTTCACAATCTTAACTCCAATCTTATTACCAATAACATCATCACTTGAGCCTGATCTAGTTACTTGTTCAATCCTTCTAACCTCAAGCCTAAGAGATGCATAAAACTTTAAAGCATTTCCACCAGCAGTAGTCTCAGGATTGCCAAACATAACACCAATCCTCATCCTTATTTGATTAATAAACATAATGCAAGTATTGGATTTAGAAAGTATACCAGTAATCTTTCTAAGAGCTTTGCTCATTAATCTCGCTTGAAAACCAATCTGAGAATCCCCCATTTCTCCATCTATCTCTAATTTAGGGGTTAAAGCTGCTACAGAATCAACTACAATCAAATCAACACCACCACTTCTGATTAAATGCTCAGCATCAATAAAAGCGGCTATTCCGCCTTCTTTTTGCACCTCAGCAATCGCTTGAAGAGTCAAAGTAGTCTTGCCAGACGACTCAGGACCAAAAATTTCTATTATGCGCCCCCTAGGATATCCACCAATGCCAAGAGCTTCATCTAATACAATAGATCATCCGCTTGACATACTCTTTATACCTTTTCCGACAGGAGATTCTCCCATCTTAATAAGACTTCCTTTTCCAAAAGCTTTTTCTATTTGAACTCTTGCAATTGCAAGCTCAATAGCTTCCTCTTTGCTTGCTCTTTCTATAATAAAAACAGCTTTTTCTCTTTTTTCCTTTAACTTTGACATTCTTAAATTTTTCCTAGTTAAATTTTATGGGCTCTATTTTCTTTACAACATATCTAAAATTAGTATTATTTATAACAAAATTGAGACTATCCCCTTCCCTAGAATCAAGCAAATTTTCTCCAAAAGGTGATTTATATGAAATAATGCCTTCATCAGGGTTTGATTCCCAAGGTCCAAGTATTAAATAAGATTCATCTTTGCCTGTAAATTCATTTAAAATGACAACCTTCGTCCCAAAACCAACAACAGAACTTTGAAGATCCTTGGTGTCTATAACTTTTGCATTCTCTATTTCCAACATTAAAGAGTTTAATCTTTTTGTTAAAAACTGTTGTTTTTCTTTAGCAGAATGATATTCAGCATTTTCTTTTAAATCGCCAAGTTCGCGAGCTTTTCCAATTTCTTTTGAATTTTCTGGAATTTCAACTTCCTTTAAATGCTTAAGCTCTTTTTGCTTTTTATTCAAAGAACTCAATATAGTTAAAAATCCAATTTCCATTCTATCGCCTGCAAGCTGCATCTTTTCATCTTCAAACTCAACAGAATCAAATAATTGCCTTATTATAGATTTAATCTCTAAAAGATCCTTTGGAGGGAAATCTTTTACATAAAAACAAGTCATATACACTCTTTTTGCAAGCTCTTCATCTCTCATGCACCCTAAAACCGATTTAAGATATCCATCTTTAATTAAAAGATTAATTACCATTTTATAAATTCTTTTACTTGCAACAGAATTATTTTTATTATTAATTTTGATAACACTGTCAGTTAAAATTTTAATCAAATTGGATAAAAGATCTGAATCTGAATAACTTAGTTCAATGGAATAAGTTTTAGAGTGCTTCAAAATCCAAATATAAGCATCTTTATAGATCTTATAATTTTTTATAACATAATTAAATAATTTTTCCACTTCTCTGGGATCTTCTTTGTAAAGTGATTCAACCAATCTCTTGTTAACAGAATGAGGAAAAAGTTCTTTGTAGTACAAAATCCAATTGCTAAGTTCTTTCTTGATTAAAACAACTAATTCTTTTTTGATTTCTGCATTCAAAATTGAATCAAAAAGATCCACTATTCCTTTTGAATACTCCTTTAAAAGAGATTCTAAATTAACATCTTTTTCTATATTAACTTTTGATGACAATTCTTCAGAAAAATTACCTAAAGATTTAAGAATAACGTAAGAACTTATAACATGATGATCAACCTTTGTAAAATTATTAACATAAATTAAAAAATAGTTAAGCATCTCTTCTTCAATATGCAAATCCTTAACAATTCCCTTGACATTACAATAGTTTATAAATATCTCGTACCTTTTATAAAAATCTTTTTCAATCTTAAATTTATCATACATCTTTTCATTCAAATTAGAAGATCTCTCATTATATATATAACAATCAAGCTTACCAGAATCCATAACAAAATGGGGATTATCCTTTAAGATTTGCTTTGCTTTCAAACTCCATGAATTCCACGAACTTTGAGTCATCAAGCTTGGGACCAACTCTTTTTTTATTCCCTTTAAATCAATAGCTTTATAACTTTTTATAATAACCTTTATAGCCCACTCAATATCTTTTTTTACTCTATCTGCAAGTTCCTCTTTAGGAGTTATAGCCTTTAATACTCTAATATCCTCTCTGCTAAGAGGAGACAAAGCCGACATCGCCATATCAAAACCAATAAAATGACCTCTTTTAGAAACAAAATCAACAGTAATGCCATGATCATTTACATCCCTTACTATTCCAACAGACCAAGTCTGATGATAAACAAAATTACCCTTTGCAAAAAACAAATATTTTTCAAAGTCTGAATATACATCAACAAAATTTTTATCTAAGTTTTCAATATTTGACTTTACAAGATAATCCTCAATATTCTTTACATCTTTATATCTTTCTCTTAAAAATTTAACTAAATTTTCTCTTGCCTTATGATTTTTATTGTCAAGCTTTAAAATACCTTTTAAAATTTCTATTGTCTCATCAATATTATCAGTCAAAGAGTAATGATCAAATAAATCCTCATAAAGAACTATGGCCTTTTTAAATCCAAGATCTTTTTCAATTTTTTGTAAAATAAGCAAAAAAGAATCAAAATCATCTGAAACATAATGAATAAGCTTAGCCCATACCTCTCTGATTCCTGACATTTGTTTTTTATCAATAAAACGATAAATAGCCTTTCTAAAATAGAATATTGATTTTTGCAAATCAATATTTTCATAATAGGTAGCAAGCTGTCTTACAAACACAGTGTCATCAATATCCGCTTCAACAATTCTAGTCCAAATGCTTGGAAGCTTATCATTTTCATTATTCTGAGCATATATTTTTGCAAGAGTATAAAGAGCATGTTTATTCTCAGAAATTAAAAGCATTTCATTACATATATGCTCAACAAGAGCCCATTTTAAATTTTGAGAAAACAAATCAATAACGGCAAGCAAATTCATATCATTTAAAGGTCGCCTACTATATATAAGCATTCCAGAAATATAAAGACCTGCTATGCTTTTTTTAACATCCTTTAAATGCCTTCCGCAAATATCAAGCACATCTTCTGTTAATCCCTCATCAATTATATTATCTATCAAATCATCCAATTCTTTTATTTTGGCAAGAGAATAATTATTAACAATTGTTCTTGTCCACTTATCTTCTTGTAAAATACTATCTAATTTCTCTATGGTAGTAACATTAGACATCAAACTCTCCTAATATCGATTTTTTAGCATCAAGCAACTAATTTACATACTGTTGATAAATACCTAGGTCTATTTCTTTTATGTATAACAAAATCTCATCAATACGTGCTCTATCTTCTTTTATCCTTACATAATGATCAATAAGCCAAAAATATTTATTAATAAGCCTTGGGAGTAATATGCTCTCATTTATTGATCTATAAGACTTTTCTTTAAGTTCATTGCGCAAACTGTAAACAGACTGCTTTAGCTGTCC
Above is a genomic segment from Borreliella mayonii containing:
- the greA gene encoding transcription elongation factor GreA, which encodes MSNVTTIEKLDSILQEDKWTRTIVNNYSLAKIKELDDLIDNIIDEGLTEDVLDICGRHLKDVKKSIAGLYISGMLIYSRRPLNDMNLLAVIDLFSQNLKWALVEHICNEMLLISENKHALYTLAKIYAQNNENDKLPSIWTRIVEADIDDTVFVRQLATYYENIDLQKSIFYFRKAIYRFIDKKQMSGIREVWAKLIHYVSDDFDSFLLILQKIEKDLGFKKAIVLYEDLFDHYSLTDNIDETIEILKGILKLDNKNHKARENLVKFLRERYKDVKNIEDYLVKSNIENLDKNFVDVYSDFEKYLFFAKGNFVYHQTWSVGIVRDVNDHGITVDFVSKRGHFIGFDMAMSALSPLSREDIRVLKAITPKEELADRVKKDIEWAIKVIIKSYKAIDLKGIKKELVPSLMTQSSWNSWSLKAKQILKDNPHFVMDSGKLDCYIYNERSSNLNEKMYDKFKIEKDFYKRYEIFINYCNVKGIVKDLHIEEEMLNYFLIYVNNFTKVDHHVISSYVILKSLGNFSEELSSKVNIEKDVNLESLLKEYSKGIVDLFDSILNAEIKKELVVLIKKELSNWILYYKELFPHSVNKRLVESLYKEDPREVEKLFNYVIKNYKIYKDAYIWILKHSKTYSIELSYSDSDLLSNLIKILTDSVIKINNKNNSVASKRIYKMVINLLIKDGYLKSVLGCMRDEELAKRVYMTCFYVKDFPPKDLLEIKSIIRQLFDSVEFEDEKMQLAGDRMEIGFLTILSSLNKKQKELKHLKEVEIPENSKEIGKARELGDLKENAEYHSAKEKQQFLTKRLNSLMLEIENAKVIDTKDLQSSVVGFGTKVVILNEFTGKDESYLILGPWESNPDEGIISYKSPFGENLLDSREGDSLNFVINNTNFRYVVKKIEPIKFN